The Panthera leo isolate Ple1 chromosome D1, P.leo_Ple1_pat1.1, whole genome shotgun sequence region GCTCTGATCCACACAGgtcctggaggaggggcaggcccCTTAGAGtctgcaggttctgagctttgCAGAAGAAGCCTTTTGTTGTAAAAATGTGAGTGGGAGGGAGCTTCGCCACCAAATGTCCTGGTTTGGTGAGATGGGTTCCCAGGGCTCAGTCAGACGGTGCAAGTCCCTGGTCAGGACACCCCCAGGTCCAGCGAGGCAGGGCAGAGACAAGTGTTGGGTGTGGACGGCCCAGCAGGGCAGCACCTCAGCCAGGGGAGGTCACAACTCTCCCAGGAGTGGCCACCCCTCTGCACACACGGCCCCCAACACTGCTGCGTTTGTGCCTCGGTTGGCCCCTGGGCTGCCTCTGCTGTCTGCCCTGGTCCCTCCAGTTCTCTCCCCACTGGATACTCTTGTCCTGGTCCTGGGCATTCTGACCTGGAGAAGCATCTGAGTGACTCGGGGTGAGTATCATCAGGGGCAGGCGCGGCTGTGCTCAGGGACGCTGCTGAGTCCCTGGCTTGGACCCCCAGGTCGAGCCAGCCGAAGAAACTTGCAGGGCTGTGTCCATAGCTATCTTTATTCCCAGCACTGACAGTTCACCACCTCTGCCCAATGACCCGGTCACCACCCCACACACCGAGCAGCCTCAAGCCCTGCCCTACCCCTGCCCTATAGAAGCCAAATCCCTAGAACAGCGCCCCCATGCCCTCCCTGGTGCCTGGGCCCCTGCAAAGTGGCACACGGGGCTCCCGTGAGAGGCCCCGGGCCATCAGCCTTCTCCGCCAGGCTGGCCAGCGAGCAGCGCAGAGCTGAGCCTATCCCTCGGAGGCTGGGCGACGTTGcatcctcctccaggaaggcctcaCCTATGGGCCCAGGAAGTCCTCCTTTCGATAGCCTTTCTGCAGTGGACAGGGGGGCCCAGAGTCAGGGTTCCTGCCCGCGGGCCCTGTGGTCCCCATGCCCCACTCCTCCCTGGGTCTCTGGTCTCCTTTCTCATGTTCCCCACTTCCCGAGTCTCCTGTTCCACGTGAGTTGCCAGGTCTGTTCCCTGCCACCCGATGTCCCGCCCCCGGGGCCGGCCCTGCCTGCCCTGGGTCGCCAGAACATACCGCCCGGAAGTCTCGGTGGAGCTTGCTGTATTGCCACAGGTTGgccaggaggctggaggctgctCGGGAGGACTTCTCACTgtcggggctggggtggggcgggaAGGGCAGGGGTCAGCAGGAGGACAGGCTAGGCCGCGAGGGAGGGTGCTGGAGGGGCCTCACCTGTCCCGCTTCTTCTTGATGAAGACCAGCTTTCGGAGCCCGTCAAAATAGAGCAAGTCTCGGGCAGCGACGGGACTGGCCACCACCAGGTTGTTGAGCACGGCTATGATGTTGACCAGCACGTCGGCGGGGGGACACTTCTCGCCCACGCTGCCCGGCAGCTTCTCGATCAGGTGACTCACCACCTTGGTGGCTGCCGGGAGGCCGGGAGGTGGGGAGGTCAGGAAGGCAGCCTCCACTCCTGGCCGCCTGCCCACCCCCCGTTCCGCACCCCCCATCTATCCGCTCAGCTCTAGCTTGCCAGGGGCTCGCCCAAACGGGCAGCAGGAAAGAAACTCGGGGGTGAGCCCAGCTAGGCACGGTGAGGGCAGAGCCCGGGCTGCGGGGTGGCCGGACTCACACATCTCGTCCTTGTTTCTGGCATTCCGAGACAGGTTTCGGATGAGGCCAGTCAGCGAGCGGAGCTGGTGGTGGTCAGCGGTCCGAACCCGGTCGAGCAGTGGGTTCAGGACGCGCTCCTGCTCTAGAGCCAGGCGGCTCAGCACGCCCGCCCACTGCGGGTAGGAGAGGAGCTGGTGAGCGCCGCGGGTTGGGgctcttctctgtccctgtccctctccctccccaaaaccCTGAGGCAGGACTGGACCCCACCGTCTCTCACCTGCTctgttctttctgcttctgcCCTCACAGCCCAGCCAGGAGCCTCATCACGTGTGACTTGGGTCAGCCCCTTCTCAGCTCACGCCTCTCCCTAAACCCTCAGGGATCCTGGGGGCCTGTCCCGTCTGGGACACTGGCCTCACACTCCTGGCTGCCCCTCCTGTCGCCTGCCTCTTGCACCCCTGGCAGCGTCCTGTCCCCTCGGTGTCCCCTGCCTCCCGCACCCCTGGCTGCGTGTCCTGTCCCCTCCGGTGTCCCCTGCGTCTCACACCCCTGGCGGCACGTCCTGTCCCCTCCGGTGTCCCCTGCCTCTCGCATCCCTGGCTGTGTGTCCTGTCCCCTCCGGTGTCCCCTGCCTCTCGCACCCCTGGCTGCGTGTCCTGTCCCCTCCAGTGTCCCCTGCCTCTCGCACCCCTGGCAGCGTCCTCTCCCCTCCAGTGTCCCCTGCCTCTCGCACCCCTGGCGGCACGTCCTGTCTCCTCCGTCTTGGGTTTTGGCTCATTCACCTGGCTGTGTTCATCCTGCTCCAACAGACTAAACTGGAAAGCTCCTGCACCCTCCTCATTCACCCTTCGTGTCCCCAGTGCAAGGCCACACGTGGGTCCTCACCCTGCGGTCGCCCGCAGTGATGTTCTGCAGTGCTCCCGCGGCTGCCTCGGTCGTGTGTGGGTTGAGTTCACAGCGCTGCAGCAGCCGGTTGTACAGCCCCACGATCTGGGGGCTCCACAGCCACTCAAGACCCTTGGGGTCCTTAGACACCTCGGCGAAGGTCAGTGCATCAGCcgtgaggggcagctgggtgggagGTGTGGAGGGTCAGCTGGGTTCGGGCCGGGGGCCCTGCTCCCAGCTGCCCAGGCCCGCGCCCACCTCTCGAAGCCGCCGGCTCTGCGGCGTGAAGCAGCCCACCACCTCGCCGGGTGGCGCCCCAGCCGTGTCCCTGCGGCCCCGGCCCTCGAGCCGCTGCAGGGCGGAGGGTGGCATCTCATCGTACAGGCGGTAGGACAGGTTCCTCAGCACGCACACGGCGTTCTCCACACTCTGCAGGGGGCGGACCGTGGTCAGCGTGGGCCAGAACCCCCCAGGACCTTTCGGCAGTGGCCGCCCCTCACCTTGTCCTCACACTTGCCCACGTCCAGGGCGTGGTTGATGTAGGTGACCAGGGCATCCACCAGCCCGTGGCACTCACGCATCTTCTGGCGAGTGGCCTGGGAAGCTGAGCTGAGGTTCCTGCGGACGGAGGCAGACCGGGGACCCCCCCAGTGGGAACCAGTCCCAAGGGCCGAGCCCTTGAGCCCCAGTCACCTCCTTGCCCTGAGCTGGGCCCCGCCCCCTGGCCCCTGCAGCCCCTCTGCatgcccatccccccctcccgccAAGTGTCCAGAGTGGAGGGGAGCCTGTGGACCCCAGGGCCTGCTGCCACCTGACATATCACCGCTCTGCCTGGGACCAGCTGCCTGTCCCACTTCTGTGCCAGCACCCGTACCTTGCGTGGCCGGTCTGCTTCTGCCTGCCGCCCTGGCCAGCCCCACCCTGCCATTCAGACCTGGGACTCAAGTGCCCCTTCTCcaggcctcccctgcccccttccaggCACCCCGTTCTTTCCCCACGGCCACCGTCttagcctctctctctgctgcccccgcCCCGGCGCACCTGAGGAAGCCCGTGGCATTATAGAAGATTTCAGCCTCAGAGGCATTCTGCTGGATGAGGGGTGGTCCTCCGGCCCCCGAGAGGGGGCTCAGCACCAGGTCGGTGAGCTGTTCCAGTGTGTCCCTGGCCAGGCGATCCTTCAGATGGTCGCTGGAGGACAGGTTCCACAGGATCCCTGGGGCAGGCGGGGCCGTGGCCATGGTCAGCAGTCGCCCACTggtcccctccagcccctccagggaGGGTGGGGATGAGGACCCCAACCTCTCCCAGGGCCCCTCCTGGCGTTTGGAGCCTCGCTCGAGAGCCCCATGGGGAGAGCCTGCATACAACCTACAGGTCACGGGGCTGTGACACAGCCGAGAGACAATGCTTGGGGACAcggggcctgggggctggaggctAGCTGCACACATATGGCACAAGAACAGTCGGGACCAATGGAAGTGGCggggacagaggaacagagaacggagggagggaaggagagggctgGCGTGGGCTGGCAGGGCACCTGTGACGTTCTTGCGCAGCTCGTCGTCATGCTCACGCAGCGTGCGCAGCAGCTCGAAGATGCCGTTCTCCTCCACCAGGGCCAGCTTGTTGTCCGCGTTGTCGTAGATGAGGTTGCGCATGGCGCCCGTGGCGTGGCGTTGCACCTCCTGGTTGGCGTGGTTGAAGAGCTTCACCAGCCTGGGCACAGCCTGAAGGCTGCGGGCCTGCACGCACAGGCACGCGGGTGTGAGCAACCTGCGCACAGGCGTGTGCAGACGGGTGCAAGTACGGGAGGGCGTGTGCTGGTGACGGAGACGTGCAGGTGTACGCAGGCGTGTCAGGCGTGTGCAGGGGTGCGCAGGTGTCTTTAGATGTGTGCAGATGCGTGTAGGTGTGCGCAGGTGTGTGCAGAGGCACGCAGCTGTACTTGTACGTATGCACAtcacttcctcctgcccctcgTCTGCCGGGGAGGCTCTGGGCCAAAGGGGGGTCTGCCTGCCCAGTCAGCGTGGGGACCGTTGAGGGGTGGTTAGGGACCGGAGATTAATGACAAGTGGGAGGATCACCGAGGGTGGTAGGCAGGGGTGTTCACGGACCAGTGGGCCACAGGTGGCACCAGCGGGGGCGGTCGGTCACCTGCTTCTTGGCTGCCGCGTCGCTATAGCACTTGTGCTGGATGTAGGCTGCTCCCAGCACCTGCAGGTTGGGGTCTGAGGCCATGAGGTACTTGACTGCTGAGGGCAGGTCGATGTCGTCAAATCTGCAGGGACGGGGGCCGGGAGGGGTCAGGCTGACCCCGGGGCCGGGCCAGGGCCGTGGCAGAAGTCCCCTCCCCAAGCCAGGCCCAGCTCACCCGCTGCTGAGCCTCTGCAGGGTGCGGTGGCCACCGTAGCTGTCCAGGCCACGCACATCCGGCAGGTGGCTGGAGTCGGCCAGGCTCAGGCTGAGGCTGCGCACAGACGGTGCTCGGGCCACAGGCTCCGGGACACCCCCTGGGGCCACCCCGGCCACGCCTCGGCTGCGGTGGCCGCTCTGGAATCGCTGCAGGGTCCGCATGGCCGGCGCACGGATGGTCCGGCTGGGCGGCCCCTCAGCGGCTCCCGGCCAGTCCAAGCCCCCTGACCGGCCGGAGCTGGCCTGGCGCTCGTAGCCAAAGGCCCTGTAGGCGGAGGCAGCTGGGGGCTCCAGCTGCTCGGATACCACGCTGTAGCGGTCATCCAGGCCCCCGGCCCCTAGCCTCAGCGAGCGCAGGGACAACGTGTCGTAGTCCAcccggctccccgcccccccacgctCGTGGAAGGACATGGGCCGGGTAGGCATGGGTGCGGCAGGCTGGGCTCCCCCGTACCCCGCGACCCCAAAGGCGCTGCCCCCGTTGTGGGCAGAGCTCAGCCTCCGACTAGAGCTCAGATCCACAGCTGAGCGGGAGGACCAGGAGGCCGGGCTGTAGGCAGGCTTGGCAACGGGCCGGAAGGTCtgcggggcagggaggagagcagCGAGTGGGTGCTGGGGGCTCACCTGGCaccagcccctctccctgaccctgcaGCTCCCAGcttcccccagagcctcccccaCGAGCCTCTCCTGAGGCTGGAGAGAGTGTACTCACAGAGACGTTGTCCCCACCGAGGCTCTGAGAGCGCGAGCTGAAGCCAGACTGCAGGGTGTGGTAGTGACCGCGGGATGTGCCTGCCGACAGGGACAGTGGTGGCCTGGCTGGGCCAGATGCCTCACGGGTCTCCTCCGCTTGTGGGTCAACCCTGTTCGGACCTCTcccacagccccctgcccctccagctgtgctgggggatgggcacgctcacccccccccccaccccccacccccgaccccctgGCTGCCTGGGAAGTGTGCCGGGACTCCATCAACTCTCTAGTCCCTGCCAGGACACACACctgaccccctcctccaggaagccacacTGACCTCTGTGAGCCCGTCCTTTGCTGTGGCCACACGGGAGTGATGCCACACTCGCCAAGGACACACAGTTCCCTGTCCCACCTGGAAAAGCCACGCCCGCCCCATCCAGCCACACAGAAACTGAGGCTGCTGGCGCCAGCCCGACTCTGTGGTGAGTGGACAGACAGGGGGGGTGGGTGAAGGGTGGAGagatggcagaggaggaggagggagggctggtCGGACCGTTGGAAGGaggggtggatggacagatggatggctGGTTTGATAGACAACAGGTGCATGAGCTGGAAACACTGAGGACGGTTGGGTGAAGGTCAGACCAAGGCAGAGCAGGGGGACGGACTGGGGTGAGGTGGCTCCGGCGTCTCTGGACAGGGAGGAGGTGCCCGGAGGGGATCAGCCTCTGCCAGGGTCCCTGCTAGGGCCATATCTTGGGGGAGAAGAGTCACATGTCCCCAGAGAGCCTAGGCAGGGTGAGTGGCTGAAAGGACTCATGATGTGAGTGAAGGGAGGgggcctcagcccctcccccggcctCTTCCAACTAGGTCTGGGGGGCTCCCCTCCCAGTACATTCCCCAGACCCGCCCTGGTTAATGAGGCTTCTGGGCAGGGGCTATTAACCCTTTGACGCTAGTGAGGCTCAGCCTGGGGGGACACACCCCCAGCCTGGGGACCTTACTCCCACCCCCAAATTATAATCCTCCCCCTAATTGGCAGGGTAGCCAGGGTGGTAATTaacccttccctgctccctcctccaccccatgACCCCTGGGCACCCAACTACTTAGCCACCAGCaaggctgaggcccagggaggagaggACCCAGGAATCCAGGCTGCTCTGGCAGGCCCCTATGCTGGCTGACCCTCTCCCCCCGTGTCTGGCCAGCATCTGGAGACCTGTCCTGGGAAAGGGCCCTCTAAAGGTCACGTGAACCACTGTGGAACTGGTGTCTTGGCTCCTGACATCCTGGGAAGTTCACCTTACTATCTAACCTTGATCCCTGTTGCTGCAGTCTGGCCAGGGAGGAAATGGCATTTCTAGAACAACTGCTCTGAACTCACTGTGTTTGTGGGATCCTTTAACAGGCATGcgcccacatgcacacacacacatccacacacacatgcatgcacactcacgCATTTGCTCTCGAACTCACACACACGCTGGTAGAGCCGGGGTTCCGACACAGGGCGGTCTGCCCGCACCGAGGGGGCACTCCCCCACCTGATGTTCTCGGGAATAATATCTGGGTCACTCCtgcgggccccccacccccaccccgccgcaaTTCCACAGGGAGACCCCGGTCCAGACAGGCAGGTGGCTCCGGTCCAGGCTTCCCAGACCCGCCCCCTCACGTTTCTGTCTGCTTATTCCCTTGGGGcctggagggtggtggggagggacgCTGGAGTCTGGGTGTCTGTGTCTCAGGGTGTGTGTGTCTTAGTGGGACTGACGTGTATGTCTGCGCGCCCGAGGCCGCGTGCGAGCCTGTGTTACGTGGGACCGGACGTGTGCCCGGTCCCGTTTTGCCGACAGAGGCAGGCCCCGGGTGGCCTGCCACGTGCCGACGGCGGCGCTCGGGGCGGAAGGGGCGGCGGGGCCCGAGCTCGGGGGTCCCTGCCGGCTGGTGGGAGGCCGCACCCATGCCTTCTCCCACACCTGGCGGGCGGGGCGGGTGACTCAGTGCGAGGCCTCGGTGAGTCAGGGCGCTGAACCCCATGCCGGCTCTACCCCGGCCTCTGGCCCTCGTACCGCCACACCCACCGAGGCCACCTCTGCCCACTGCCGTTCCCGCTGCCCGGCACCCACCCTGCAGGCGCCCGCTTACCTCTGGCCACCTCGGTGGCGCCCTCGGGCTCCGCCGCCCCGTTGTGCCGAGCCTGCCGGCCCAGCTGCAGGAGGCGGGCGCAGACCTGCTCCTGGACGCGGGCCGCCCGCAGCCGCTCAGCGTCGGGCCCCTCTGCGCCCCGGCGGTCCAGCTGCAGGTCGGAGGGCAGCGCCAGGGAGCACACGCCGGCCTCGGGCTGCAGGGCCGACAGCAGGAAGTTACCGTCCTGCATGGCGGCAGGCGTGCGGGGCTGGGTGTGCGCCCGGCCTGGGCCGCCGGGCCTCCTCGGCCTGAGCAGTCTTCACCGTCCCGTCCCCGAAGTCCCCTCCCCACTGGCCTCGCCCAGAGCCAGCCTGGAGACAGACGCCTGCCCAGCCCTGAGCttggctgggggcggggacacCTGGGCCAGGTGAGAGGGAGGGGCCACCACCAGCTTAAGGTGGAATTTGGGCGGAAGAACAGGCCCCACGTCCCGGCCTGGCCTCCCCGTTCCTTCCGCCTGTTCCGGGACGGGGCGGCAGGGTCCGGGCCCATCTGGGTTCCCCGGCCACAGTGGGGCCTTTGGGGCAGGGGCGGGACAATCAGGCCCCACTGTCCTGAGTGTCAGGGAAGGGCCAGGTTAGGTCACTGGGGAACCTACGGCCAGCCACCTCCAGGAGTCTGAAGGGAGGGATCTTCCCTCCCTGGGTGACTGGGGGCCCTGAGCCAGGCAGGGGTCAGCATCCTGGGTCACTATTAGGAGTCAGGGGTCGATGCTAAGGGTGAGGACTGAGGACAaagggcttggggtgggggagcttTCGGGTAGAAGAGGGCCCCACGGACCTTGATCTTTGGTGCCCAGGAGACCCCAGAAGCATACAGATAGACTTGGCCCACACCCTAGTCTTGTGACCCTCTGGATCTCTGTCCTGTAGACCCCAGAAGTTGCCCCCATCTCCCCAACTTCTGCAGAGGCCTCCAAAGGGCTGGCTTggccctctctctcacccctccctggCTTCTGCCCCCCAGGCTGTGAGGCAGAAGGCCATTCCCTACATGTGAGTCAGGGCTCAGCTCAACAGAGCTCTGATGGGGCAGGGTAGGCAGGACTGCCACAAGGCATTGACTCAgagcccccccctccaccccccaccccccacccccccccgtcCAGGCTGGGGGTGCAGGAGCAGAGGCTGTGTCAGCGGAGGAAGAACCCAGGAGTCTGGCAGAACAGTGATTAGGAGGGGTCGGcatcaggggtggggaggggggcccgGGCCTATCAGGATTTGCCCCCAGAAAGTCTCCCTGGGGTGCTCCCATCCAGCTGGACCAGCATGCTGCAAGGCCTCCTGGGTAGGCCTGGAGTGAATCTAGGATAGGCCCTTGGTGGATGGAGTAGGGGCAAGGGGTGagctgggcagggctggaggggtggaggggttgAGTGGCTTCAGGTACCTCCTGGGGCCCCCTTGAGGAGTCACTGTGGGGCCCACCCTAACAGCCTCCTCTCTCCCATGGGAGTCCCTTACCCTGGCCCCTGAAGACAACTGCCTTAATCTGCAATCAGTCTTTTCAGGGGATGTAGCCCCAGGTGGGGATGGTGGATGGGGgcctgggggtgaggagggaggtcAGGGTCAGAAGGCAGGCCTAGGGGTGAGGTCAGtgctggagaggaaggggcagggtggggacaggctcaaaggggaggggagggtcctcGGAAAGGTCAAGGTGAAGCCTGGGGTGGGACTGCCGGGCCGAGGTGGGCGCTTGGGTGGGAGACCTACCGTGCTGGGGGTCTGGATCCTGCAGGCTCCATGGCTCAACCCGGAGGCCACTGCTACAGGCAGAGGGGTCCTGGACTCCATCCCAGGCCCAGCGCGTCCGTCTGGGGCGGCCTCTCACTGCAGGACGGGACTGTGGGGGCACCAGGAGGGCGGGGTGGGAACGCCCGCACGCCTAGCTCATCAGACCGGTTGCTTCCCTGGGAGACGTGTTTTGTGTGGAAAAATCCTGGGAGACAAGTTTGTGCGGCGCTGAGCTCACCTGAAGGCACACGCCTGGCACGGGCCTGGGGCCCGCCCTCCATCTGGGGTCTACCTGGGCCCACCTGGGGCCCTGCCTGGGGAACCAGCCTCGAGGCTGCAGGTAGGGGTTCAAAGGGCTTGTGGGGTAGCCCCAGGGGTAAGCCGGGTCAGCCGGGGCTGCAGAGGAGCGGAGGGGGCTTTGCTGGGGTGGCACGGCTGGCTCCCACTGCCCCAAAGCTGTGCTGAGCATCCCTGAGGATATGTGGACCCCTCCCCCACCGTGGACCTCTTACCTCTGTGGCCCAGCGTTCCTAGGAAGTCTGGGATTCTGGGCGCTGTAACCACCGCAGGGCCAGGGGGCTGGCTGTGGCCCAGACCTGTTACCAGCACTCTGAAGCCCAGGCTGGGAGCCACATCTGGCCTCTGCAACCGGCCTTCTGCTCTGTCCTCCTCAGAGTTCCCCTTGCCCTGTAGTGCAACGAAGATTCAAGCCTAGGCTTGATGgtaggcttcctggaggaggtgggtttGTGGCAAATGGAAGATCCATCTAGGGAGCTTAGAAAACAGATAGGGCCGTTTGTGGAGCAGGGCCTGGGAACCCGCGTCTAACCCTCCAGATGGCTATGGTGCATCATCAGTGTTGAGAACCTGAGGCCTGGGGCCTCCACGGGGGAGTAAGTTAGGCTCTCACTTGGGAGGTGGGCAGCTCCTGGGggagcctggactctgctctgGGGAGTTCGAAGGAAAGGCTGTGGCAGCTTGAGTGGGGTGACTTAGCATTTATACTCCTCCATTGCACTGGGCATAGAGGATGTGCCAGGTGGTCGACTGGAGGTGGGGACCCCCAGGCGGCTGTTGGAAAAACCTCTGGAAGAGGAGCGGGGGACAAAAATCAGGGGGCAAGGGATGGGGAGGCCTCCAGGGCTCAGTGccagagtggagggagggggtggaaggAGGACCCCCTAGTGCTGGCTTCAGTGACCTGGAACTGGAGGAGGGGCCCAGAGGGCACCCCAGCCCTACCCCACCATCGGGAGCGGGGTGTGGAGTGGTGGTTATTAGGGAGCAGAAGATGGGGAAAGTTTGCAGCAAAAGAATATCGACAAAAATGTGGGCGCTGGCGCACAGAGCGGTTAAGCGGATTGCCTGGGACCACACAGCCCGCAAGGGTGGGGGTGGATCGGCGAACCTGGCGGGAGCTGACGGCTGGAGGGGAGGGCGCAGCAGCTCACTGGCAGCGGGAGGGCCAAGGCTCGCGTCTCGTCTCGTTTCCTTCCcgctccagccccccccccccgggcgcaGCCTCCCAGGCTTCCTGTCTGTGAGCCTGTGCCCACGCTCGCAAAGCTTCCAACGTTCCACGGGCTGGGACCCCGCCAAATGCAGCCTGCGCCCGCTTCGTCCACAGAGCCCACCTGGGTTAGCGCGATGGCCGCCAACCCCCTGGCCCTGTGGGCAGGGTGGCCTCTGCGTCTAATTCCCGGGGACCCTGGTTGGGACGTTTGGGACCTGGCATCCTCTGTGCCCCCACCTCTTGCCTTGCGCCTTTGGCGTGGAAGGTAGGTGAAGGATACGGGCGCCAGGTGGCCCAGGGAGCGGGGTGGCACTTTGCATCTACACACCCATCCACCCGGCTGTTCCCCGGcatctgtccgtccgtccgtccgttcCCTTGTGTGTTGGTCAGATGTGTCCTGAACTCTTCTAGGCACCTGGGGCTGTTCTGGGGAAGGCAGGTGTGACCCAGATGTGTGCAGCTTTCCCCGGGAGCTCTCCTGCCCCGCAGGAGAAACCAGCGCTGACCTGCCCCGCCCCGACCCGCCCCGACCCGGGCCCGTGTTCTCCGGGATCTTCACCTCTGAAGCCCGCTGACCTCCTGTGCCTGTGCATTGGCTAAATTTCTGGCATCAGTTGGTTCAAACTTTTGATCCTGGCatgtatttatttcagaaaagttttCTCCTGCTACATCACTCACATacttttcttctcttgtcttctcaGAAATCGCTTTTagctctgttcttttccatttcattttgtgcACTTTTCTTGGACTTGTCTTCTGTGTCCCTGgtttttatcattgatttttaaagaagactgaattttttagagcagttttaggttcacagcaaaattaagagcAAGGTACGGAGatttccccgcccccccatgcATAGACTCCCCCCTTTCCCAGCATGCCCCCCCAGAGTGATACCTTCGTTACAATTCACAAGCCTACATGGACACATCATTAGCGCCAAAGTCCACAGTCCACATTGGTGGTGTATACTCTGTGGGCTTGGACAAACACGTGACGACATGTGCCCATCATTGTGTCAGCCAGAgtggtttcactgccctaaaacccTCGGCCTAgtcatcccttcccccacccttacAACCCCTGATAACCACTGGTCTTTTCAGCTGTGTAAGACACTGGCAAGTGTCTTGCAGGGTGGCcacaccagtgtgcattcccaccagcagtgacaGAGTTCCTGGTGCCCAATGTCCTCATCAGCGTTTGCCGTcggtgttccagattttggccattctaacaggcgtGTGGAGGGATCTCGtcgttttaattttcatttcctgatgACGCAGGACACACAGCGGCCATTCGTGTGATCACTTGCCATccgtgtatcttctttggtgaagcgCCTGTTAAGGTCTCTGGACCACTTTTTACTGtttagttaaaaatgttttgttttgggggcacctgggtggctcagtcggttaagcgtctggtttcggcccaggtcatgatctcaccgttcgtgggttcaagccccgaatcgggctctgtgctgacagctcggagcctggagcctgcttcagattctgtgtctccctctctccttgcccctcccacactcatgctctgtctctctctgcctcaaaaataattaaacaaacaacaacaaaaagacattttaaaaatgttttgttttgttgtttattttgttattattgagTCTGAAgagttctttccatattttggataacagtcctttatcagatgtgtcttttgcaagtattttctccctggctgtgacttgtcttctcattctctcgaTACTGTCTTTCACGGAAGTTCATCAAGTCCTGCTTACCAATTACTACTCTCATGGACCATGCCTTTCGTGTCATGTCTTAAAAGTCATCATCATGCCCCAGGTCATccaggttttctcctatgttatcttctaagggttttatagATTCGTGTTTTACATTAAGGTCTAGGATCCATTTCGAGTTAACCTTTGCGAAGGTTTAAGGTCTGTGTCTGTTGCACGTGGACGTCCAGCTGGCCCAGCAATGTCGTTGAAGAAACggtctttgttcctttgtcaaggACCGTGTttatgtgggtctgtttctgagctCTCCGTTCTGTTCCATTCACCTATTTGTCTACTTTCCATCAACGTCACAGTCTTGATCACTAGCTTTTCAGTCAGGTGGCATCCACCGAagtttgttcttctccttcagtgTTATGTTGGCCATTCTGGGCCATTTGCCtcttcatataaactttagaatcaattGTTGATATCCACAGAATAACCTGCTATGATTTTAagtgggattgcattgaatctacagatcaagttGGGAAAGAACAGACATCATGGTAATATTGAGTCCTCCTATTCATGAACACggatatttcttcatttatttgatttttctttgattttgttcattacagttttgtagttttcctcatatagatcttgtgcatactttgttagatttatactgaAGTAACTAATTTTTTTGGTATTAATGTgaatggtattgtgttttaaatttcaaattccaattgtTCGTTGCTGGTGTATAGGAAAACaattgacttttgtgtattaaccttattatatcctgcaacattgctataattgcttattaattccaggag contains the following coding sequences:
- the PKP3 gene encoding plakophilin-3 isoform X2, translating into MESRTPLPVAVASGLSHGACRIQTPSTPEAGVCSLALPSDLQLDRRGAEGPDAERLRAARVQEQVCARLLQLGRQARHNGAAEPEGATEVARGTSRGHYHTLQSGFSSRSQSLGGDNVSTFRPVAKPAYSPASWSSRSAVDLSSSRRLSSAHNGGSAFGVAGYGGAQPAAPMPTRPMSFHERGGAGSRVDYDTLSLRSLRLGAGGLDDRYSVVSEQLEPPAASAYRAFGYERQASSGRSGGLDWPGAAEGPPSRTIRAPAMRTLQRFQSGHRSRGVAGVAPGGVPEPVARAPSVRSLSLSLADSSHLPDVRGLDSYGGHRTLQRLSSGFDDIDLPSAVKYLMASDPNLQVLGAAYIQHKCYSDAAAKKQARSLQAVPRLVKLFNHANQEVQRHATGAMRNLIYDNADNKLALVEENGIFELLRTLREHDDELRKNVTGILWNLSSSDHLKDRLARDTLEQLTDLVLSPLSGAGGPPLIQQNASEAEIFYNATGFLRNLSSASQATRQKMRECHGLVDALVTYINHALDVGKCEDKSVENAVCVLRNLSYRLYDEMPPSALQRLEGRGRRDTAGAPPGEVVGCFTPQSRRLRELPLTADALTFAEVSKDPKGLEWLWSPQIVGLYNRLLQRCELNPHTTEAAAGALQNITAGDRRWAGVLSRLALEQERVLNPLLDRVRTADHHQLRSLTGLIRNLSRNARNKDEMSTKVVSHLIEKLPGSVGEKCPPADVLVNIIAVLNNLVVASPVAARDLLYFDGLRKLVFIKKKRDSPDSEKSSRAASSLLANLWQYSKLHRDFRAKGYRKEDFLGP
- the PKP3 gene encoding plakophilin-3 isoform X1, which codes for MQDGNFLLSALQPEAGVCSLALPSDLQLDRRGAEGPDAERLRAARVQEQVCARLLQLGRQARHNGAAEPEGATEVARGTSRGHYHTLQSGFSSRSQSLGGDNVSTFRPVAKPAYSPASWSSRSAVDLSSSRRLSSAHNGGSAFGVAGYGGAQPAAPMPTRPMSFHERGGAGSRVDYDTLSLRSLRLGAGGLDDRYSVVSEQLEPPAASAYRAFGYERQASSGRSGGLDWPGAAEGPPSRTIRAPAMRTLQRFQSGHRSRGVAGVAPGGVPEPVARAPSVRSLSLSLADSSHLPDVRGLDSYGGHRTLQRLSSGFDDIDLPSAVKYLMASDPNLQVLGAAYIQHKCYSDAAAKKQARSLQAVPRLVKLFNHANQEVQRHATGAMRNLIYDNADNKLALVEENGIFELLRTLREHDDELRKNVTGILWNLSSSDHLKDRLARDTLEQLTDLVLSPLSGAGGPPLIQQNASEAEIFYNATGFLRNLSSASQATRQKMRECHGLVDALVTYINHALDVGKCEDKSVENAVCVLRNLSYRLYDEMPPSALQRLEGRGRRDTAGAPPGEVVGCFTPQSRRLRELPLTADALTFAEVSKDPKGLEWLWSPQIVGLYNRLLQRCELNPHTTEAAAGALQNITAGDRRWAGVLSRLALEQERVLNPLLDRVRTADHHQLRSLTGLIRNLSRNARNKDEMSTKVVSHLIEKLPGSVGEKCPPADVLVNIIAVLNNLVVASPVAARDLLYFDGLRKLVFIKKKRDSPDSEKSSRAASSLLANLWQYSKLHRDFRAKGYRKEDFLGP